A section of the Thermoflexus hugenholtzii JAD2 genome encodes:
- a CDS encoding amidohydrolase family protein, whose product MIRVDGQEIFVIDGHIHFWDGSPENWRNKYGEGWMQCFYDYHKSLSPADYVWPFDKYCKYDEETLIRDLFLEGYVDMGIFNSTYLTEFFKNGFNTHVQNYVLKQKYPERFILCGTFDPRWGEKGLDEFRRMVEEYPIQGLKLYTAEWRGESRGWRLTDPMAYRYLELCRELGIRNIHVHKGPTIYPLNKDAFDVHDVDQAASDFPDLNFIVEHCGLPRLDDFCWIAKQDKNVYAGLAVAIAFIHSRPRYFAEIIANLLYWLGPDRILFGSDYALWSPRWIIEKFMAFELPPDIREEYGVDLTLETKRKILGENAARLYGIDIAAQREKLQRDPIGQRLAAQVA is encoded by the coding sequence ATGATCCGCGTCGATGGACAGGAGATCTTCGTGATCGACGGACACATCCACTTCTGGGATGGGAGCCCGGAGAACTGGCGAAACAAATACGGAGAGGGCTGGATGCAATGCTTCTACGATTACCACAAGTCCCTCAGCCCCGCCGATTACGTCTGGCCCTTCGATAAATACTGCAAATACGATGAGGAAACGCTGATCCGGGACCTCTTCCTCGAAGGCTATGTGGACATGGGGATCTTTAACTCCACCTATCTCACCGAGTTCTTCAAGAACGGTTTCAACACCCATGTCCAGAACTACGTCCTCAAGCAGAAGTATCCCGAGCGCTTCATCCTATGCGGCACCTTCGATCCCCGCTGGGGGGAGAAGGGGCTGGATGAGTTCCGGCGGATGGTCGAGGAATATCCGATCCAGGGCCTGAAGCTCTACACGGCGGAGTGGCGCGGGGAGTCCCGGGGCTGGCGGCTGACGGACCCGATGGCTTACCGCTATCTGGAGCTCTGCCGGGAGCTGGGGATCCGTAACATCCACGTCCATAAAGGCCCCACGATCTATCCGCTGAACAAGGACGCCTTCGATGTGCATGATGTGGATCAAGCGGCCTCCGACTTCCCCGATTTGAATTTCATTGTGGAACACTGTGGTCTGCCGCGCCTGGACGACTTCTGCTGGATCGCGAAGCAGGACAAGAACGTCTACGCGGGCTTGGCGGTGGCCATCGCCTTCATTCACTCCCGTCCGCGTTACTTCGCCGAGATCATTGCGAACCTCCTCTACTGGCTGGGGCCGGATCGGATCCTCTTCGGCAGCGATTACGCCCTCTGGTCGCCCCGCTGGATCATCGAGAAGTTCATGGCCTTCGAACTGCCCCCGGATATCCGAGAGGAATACGGGGTCGATCTGACGCTGGAGACCAAGCGCAAGATCCTGGGGGAGAACGCGGCGCGCCTTTATGGGATCGACATCGCTGCCCAGCGGGAAAAGCTCCAGCGCGATCCCATCGGCCAGCGGCTGGCGGCTCAGGTGGCGTAA
- a CDS encoding patatin-like phospholipase family protein, whose translation MRWELGQRHRLGIALSGGGARGFAHIRVLRVLVEAGWRPAVVTGTSAGGIVGGLFAAGLSPEAIEALARRIGWRMFMRLDPDGTALVSTRGLARLLREAVGEVRIEELPIRFAAVAVDLDTGEEIWLDRGPLVEAMLATSAFPGVFPPVLWQGRRLIDGGVLNPLPVDVARGLGATFVIGVDLSGPMRSGGDRRLPEELPGPLLIRWLTRRARWSRTLEVVFGSVGIMARWITEARLARTPPDWLIRVPTGDIPVFALDRAPEILERGERAARAALAGLERAMSQPRWLRRLLPQAA comes from the coding sequence ATGCGCTGGGAGCTCGGACAGCGGCATCGGCTAGGGATCGCCCTGAGCGGCGGGGGCGCCCGGGGCTTCGCCCACATCCGGGTGCTCCGGGTGCTGGTGGAGGCGGGCTGGCGGCCGGCGGTGGTCACCGGCACCAGCGCAGGGGGCATCGTGGGCGGCCTGTTCGCAGCCGGGCTCTCCCCGGAGGCCATCGAGGCCCTGGCCCGCCGCATCGGCTGGCGGATGTTCATGCGCCTGGATCCCGATGGGACGGCGCTGGTCAGCACGCGGGGGCTGGCCCGCCTCCTGCGGGAAGCGGTAGGGGAGGTGCGGATCGAGGAGCTGCCTATTCGCTTCGCGGCGGTGGCGGTGGACCTGGACACCGGAGAGGAGATCTGGCTGGATCGAGGTCCGCTGGTGGAGGCCATGCTGGCGACCAGCGCCTTCCCGGGTGTCTTCCCGCCGGTTCTCTGGCAGGGCCGGCGCTTGATCGACGGCGGGGTCCTCAACCCGTTGCCGGTGGATGTGGCCCGAGGCCTGGGGGCCACCTTCGTCATCGGAGTGGATCTCTCTGGACCGATGAGGTCCGGCGGCGATCGCCGCCTGCCCGAGGAGCTGCCAGGCCCGCTGCTGATCCGCTGGCTGACCCGGCGGGCACGCTGGAGCCGGACGCTGGAGGTGGTGTTCGGCTCGGTGGGCATCATGGCCCGGTGGATCACAGAGGCCCGCCTGGCCCGGACGCCCCCGGACTGGCTGATCCGGGTCCCCACCGGGGACATCCCGGTGTTCGCCCTGGACCGGGCGCCGGAGATCCTGGAGCGGGGAGAGCGGGCGGCGCGGGCCGCCCTGGCCGGGCTGGAACGGGCGATGAGCCAGCCCCGCTGGTTGCGCCGTCTTCTTCCTCAAGCGGCCTGA
- a CDS encoding hemolysin family protein → MEDRSGWVFGWGVLVGLTLRAWVLASEAAILALPEAQRRAWVQEGRFLAAWLNRLAEDSAIRLQTMRLTLLFLDLAVAGWGTLGLFQGRASMALILLFWLALAWGLHGPGEAWPRALGSRCARSLAIPATFTLLALRGLFAPLRRLAARLSPRADGRAAPLVDEAGLRTLVDAGEEGGAIEATEKEMIVSIFELHDTVVGEIMVPRPDMVAIPVTASLSEALHVILQAGYSRIPVYEGTIDHIVGVLYAKDLLRLLRDGIREVSLRELLRPPYFVPEGKRIVDLLREMQQRRVHMAIVVDEYGGVAGLVTIEDILEEIVGEIQDEFDRSEEPLVLPLDERTYLFDGRVDLEEAERVLGVPLPSEGADTLAGYVYERLGRIPAAGEVFTDQGLEFRVEEVLGRRIRKLRVRRLETAVEG, encoded by the coding sequence ATGGAAGACAGGAGTGGCTGGGTCTTTGGATGGGGGGTGCTGGTCGGCTTGACGCTGCGGGCATGGGTGCTGGCCTCGGAAGCGGCGATCCTCGCCCTCCCGGAAGCCCAGCGTCGGGCCTGGGTGCAAGAGGGTCGTTTCCTCGCCGCATGGTTGAACCGCCTGGCCGAGGACAGCGCCATCCGGCTGCAGACGATGCGGCTGACCCTTCTCTTCCTGGATCTCGCAGTGGCCGGGTGGGGGACGCTGGGGCTGTTCCAGGGCCGGGCGTCGATGGCCCTGATCCTCCTTTTCTGGCTGGCCCTGGCCTGGGGGCTGCACGGGCCTGGCGAGGCCTGGCCCCGGGCCCTGGGAAGCCGCTGCGCCCGATCCCTGGCCATCCCGGCCACCTTCACCCTCCTGGCCCTGCGCGGGCTCTTCGCCCCGTTGCGCCGTCTGGCGGCGCGCTTGAGCCCGCGCGCCGATGGGCGGGCGGCCCCCCTGGTGGATGAAGCCGGGCTCCGGACCCTGGTGGATGCCGGGGAAGAGGGCGGGGCCATCGAGGCCACCGAGAAGGAGATGATCGTCTCGATCTTCGAGCTGCACGACACCGTCGTCGGGGAGATCATGGTGCCGCGGCCGGACATGGTGGCCATCCCGGTGACCGCCTCCCTCTCCGAGGCCCTCCACGTGATCCTCCAGGCCGGTTATTCCCGCATCCCCGTCTATGAGGGCACCATCGACCACATCGTCGGCGTGCTCTACGCCAAGGATCTCCTCCGGCTGCTCCGGGATGGGATCCGGGAGGTCTCCCTCCGGGAGCTCCTGCGCCCGCCGTATTTCGTCCCTGAGGGCAAGCGCATCGTGGACCTCCTCCGCGAGATGCAGCAGCGCCGGGTCCATATGGCCATCGTGGTGGACGAATACGGCGGCGTGGCCGGGCTGGTCACCATCGAGGACATCCTGGAGGAGATCGTCGGCGAGATCCAGGACGAATTCGATCGTTCCGAGGAGCCCCTGGTCCTCCCCCTGGACGAGCGGACCTATCTCTTCGATGGCCGGGTGGATCTGGAGGAAGCCGAGCGGGTGCTGGGTGTGCCTCTGCCCTCCGAGGGCGCTGACACCCTGGCCGGTTACGTCTACGAGCGCCTGGGCCGCATCCCGGCGGCGGGCGAGGTCTTCACGGATCAGGGCCTGGAGTTCCGGGTGGAGGAGGTCCTCGGGCGCCGCATCCGCAAGCTCCGGGTCCGCCGCCTGGAGACCGCCGTTGAAGGCTGA
- a CDS encoding metal-sulfur cluster assembly factor, with translation MDSAQAQLWRALDRVLDPELDQSIVRLGFVEAVVVEGSCALVTLRLPTFWCAPNFVFMMAEDIRRALLEVEGIRTVRIRLLDHFASETIEAAIQDGRSFEETFPGEALGSLDELRQFFRRKSYLSRHFALLRALRAVGFSPSEICAMQLADLLQREEAWWARRTDGTLVRIEPGEVVSRYLERRQELGLDSRPEAPLMLDPEGTPIPPEALEDYLRRSRASLLNFRSNAFLCQALLASRKGGAP, from the coding sequence ATGGATTCGGCGCAGGCGCAGCTCTGGCGAGCGCTGGATCGCGTTCTCGATCCCGAGCTGGATCAGTCCATCGTCCGGCTTGGGTTTGTGGAGGCGGTGGTGGTGGAGGGCTCATGCGCCCTCGTGACCCTCCGGCTGCCCACGTTCTGGTGCGCCCCCAACTTCGTGTTCATGATGGCGGAGGACATCCGGCGCGCGCTCCTCGAAGTGGAAGGCATCCGCACGGTTCGGATCCGGTTGCTGGATCACTTCGCTTCGGAAACCATCGAGGCCGCCATTCAGGATGGGCGTTCCTTCGAAGAGACTTTCCCCGGAGAGGCGCTGGGCTCGCTGGATGAGCTCCGTCAGTTCTTCCGGCGCAAGAGCTACCTGAGCCGTCATTTCGCCCTCCTGCGCGCTCTCCGCGCCGTGGGTTTCTCCCCTTCGGAGATCTGCGCGATGCAGCTGGCGGATCTCCTTCAGAGGGAGGAGGCCTGGTGGGCCCGCCGGACGGATGGGACGCTGGTGCGGATCGAACCCGGGGAAGTGGTCTCCCGCTATTTGGAGCGCCGACAGGAGCTGGGCCTGGACAGCCGCCCGGAAGCCCCCTTGATGCTGGATCCCGAGGGAACCCCGATCCCCCCGGAGGCCTTAGAGGATTACCTGCGGCGCAGCCGCGCCAGCCTTTTAAATTTCAGGTCCAATGCATTCCTCTGCCAGGCCCTGCTGGCCAGCCGGAAAGGAGGTGCCCCATGA
- a CDS encoding response regulator has product MRTIRIMIVDDHEVVRVGLRALLERRPDFRVVAEAGSAEEAVQKALDHRPDVVVMDIRLPGGNGIEATRRIVEALPETRVIMLTSYAEDELLLEAIEAGASGYVLKQIGSDELIMAIERVARGEALIDPSVTPRLLRHVRAARRSAMASAFRDLTEQELRVLALIAEGKTNREIAQILFLSEGTVRNYVSSILSKLGLSNRAEAAAYAVEHNIKAYLDEGLGSA; this is encoded by the coding sequence ATGCGCACGATCCGGATCATGATCGTCGATGACCACGAAGTGGTGCGGGTGGGCCTGCGGGCGTTGCTGGAGCGGCGCCCGGATTTCCGGGTGGTGGCGGAGGCGGGCTCGGCGGAGGAGGCGGTTCAGAAGGCTTTGGATCACCGCCCGGATGTGGTGGTGATGGATATCCGCCTCCCCGGCGGCAACGGTATCGAGGCGACGCGGCGGATCGTCGAAGCCCTCCCGGAGACCCGGGTGATCATGTTGACCTCCTACGCGGAGGACGAGCTCCTCCTGGAGGCCATCGAGGCCGGGGCCTCTGGCTATGTGCTCAAGCAGATCGGCAGCGACGAGCTCATCATGGCCATCGAACGAGTGGCCCGGGGGGAGGCTCTCATCGATCCTTCCGTAACCCCTCGCCTGCTCCGGCATGTGCGGGCCGCCCGCCGCAGCGCCATGGCCTCCGCCTTCAGGGACCTCACCGAGCAGGAGCTGCGCGTGCTCGCCCTGATCGCCGAGGGGAAGACCAACCGGGAGATCGCCCAGATCCTCTTCCTCAGCGAGGGCACCGTCCGCAACTACGTGAGCAGCATCCTCAGCAAGCTGGGGCTCTCCAACCGCGCCGAGGCGGCGGCGTACGCTGTGGAGCACAACATCAAAGCCTACCTGGACGAGGGGTTGGGATCGGCCTAA
- a CDS encoding acyl-CoA mutase large subunit family protein, producing MFDREKLQELAAARDRWEETTLQQWLARMPERQETFTTVSGEPVDRLYTPLDLPDFDYMRDLGFPGEYPFTRGIHATMYRGRLWTMRLFAGYGTAEETNARFKYLLEHGQTGLSIAFDLPTLYGYDTDDPMAEGEFGKCGVAVSSLLDMEILLDGIPLDQITTSMTINGPAAIIWAMYLAVAEKRGIPWDQIGGTTQTDILKEYIAQKEWIFPPEPSMRLVVDMIEFGSKYVPKWNPISISGYHIREAGATAAQELAFTLADGFEYVRWCLRRGLDIDSFAPRLSFFFNCHNDFFEEIAKFRAARRIWAREMRETFGAKNPRSWWLRFHTQTAGCTLTAQQPYVNVIRVAIQALAAVLGGTQSLHTNSLDEALALPSEFAAKLALRTQQVIAYESGVTNTVDPLGGSYYVEYLTNRLEQQAYEYFRKIEELGGVIPAIEAGFFQREIAEAAYRYQKEIDEKRRIIVGVNEFVEEEEVKPPILQMDPEGERRQRARLQKLRMERDNERVGQTLAALQEAARKENENLMPYILEAVKAYATLGEIVRALKAIWGTWQEPLII from the coding sequence ATGTTCGATCGGGAGAAGCTCCAAGAGTTGGCGGCCGCGCGGGACCGCTGGGAGGAGACCACGCTTCAGCAATGGCTGGCCCGCATGCCCGAGCGCCAGGAGACCTTCACCACCGTCTCCGGGGAGCCGGTGGATCGCCTCTACACCCCCCTCGACCTCCCCGACTTCGACTACATGCGTGATCTGGGGTTCCCCGGCGAATACCCCTTCACCCGCGGCATCCACGCCACGATGTATCGGGGCCGCCTCTGGACGATGCGCCTCTTCGCCGGATACGGCACCGCCGAGGAGACCAACGCCCGGTTCAAGTATCTGCTGGAGCACGGCCAGACCGGCCTCTCCATCGCCTTCGACCTTCCCACCCTCTACGGCTACGACACCGATGATCCGATGGCCGAGGGAGAGTTCGGCAAGTGCGGGGTCGCCGTCTCCTCCCTGTTGGACATGGAGATCCTCCTGGACGGCATCCCCCTGGATCAGATCACAACCTCCATGACCATCAACGGGCCGGCGGCCATCATCTGGGCGATGTATCTGGCCGTGGCGGAGAAGCGGGGCATCCCATGGGATCAGATCGGCGGGACCACCCAGACCGACATCCTCAAGGAATACATCGCCCAGAAGGAGTGGATCTTCCCGCCGGAGCCCTCCATGCGCCTGGTCGTGGACATGATCGAGTTCGGCTCCAAATACGTGCCGAAGTGGAACCCCATCAGCATCAGCGGCTACCACATCCGGGAGGCGGGGGCCACGGCGGCCCAGGAGCTGGCCTTCACCCTGGCCGACGGCTTCGAATACGTCCGCTGGTGCCTGCGGCGGGGCCTGGACATCGATTCCTTCGCGCCCCGCCTCTCGTTCTTCTTCAACTGCCACAACGATTTCTTCGAGGAGATCGCCAAGTTCCGGGCTGCCCGCCGGATCTGGGCCCGGGAGATGCGGGAGACCTTCGGAGCCAAAAACCCCCGCTCCTGGTGGCTGCGCTTCCACACCCAGACCGCCGGCTGCACCCTCACCGCCCAGCAACCCTACGTGAACGTGATCCGGGTGGCCATTCAGGCCCTGGCTGCCGTGCTGGGGGGCACTCAGTCCCTTCACACCAACTCTCTGGATGAGGCCCTGGCCCTGCCCAGCGAGTTCGCCGCCAAGCTCGCCCTGCGCACCCAGCAGGTCATCGCCTACGAGAGCGGGGTGACGAACACGGTCGACCCCCTGGGAGGCAGCTACTACGTGGAATACCTGACCAACCGCCTGGAGCAGCAGGCCTACGAATACTTCCGCAAGATCGAGGAGCTGGGCGGGGTGATCCCCGCCATCGAGGCCGGCTTCTTCCAGCGGGAGATCGCCGAGGCCGCCTATCGCTACCAGAAGGAGATCGACGAGAAACGCCGCATCATCGTGGGGGTGAACGAGTTCGTAGAGGAGGAGGAGGTCAAGCCGCCTATCCTCCAGATGGATCCCGAGGGGGAGCGCCGGCAGCGGGCGCGCCTGCAGAAGCTGCGCATGGAGCGGGATAACGAGCGGGTGGGGCAAACCCTGGCTGCCCTCCAGGAGGCCGCCCGCAAGGAGAACGAGAACCTGATGCCCTACATCCTGGAGGCGGTAAAGGCCTACGCCACCCTCGGGGAGATCGTCCGCGCCCTCAAGGCCATCTGGGGAACCTGGCAGGAGCCGTTGATTATCTGA
- the thiG gene encoding thiazole synthase (functions in thiamine (vitamin B1) biosynthesis; in Bacillus subtilis this enzyme catalyzes the formation of thiazole from dehydroxyglycine and 1-deoxy-D-xylulose-5-phosphate and ThiS-thiocarboxylate): MSEPLVIAGRAFRSRLILGTARYPNLQVMLDALEASGTEIVTVAIRRVRPGADGENLYDLLKDRYFILPNTAGCFTARDAILTAHLAREALGTNWIKLEVIGDEETLYPDTEQLLQAAAELVKDGFVVLPYCNDDPVVCKKLEDMGCAAVMPLGAPIGSGMGILNPYNIRLIRQMCTVPVIVDAGVGTASDVAIAMELGCDGVLLNTAVAQARDPVKMARAMRLAVEAGRLAYEAGRIPRRLYAVPSSPMEDRIEI; the protein is encoded by the coding sequence ATGAGCGAGCCGCTGGTGATCGCGGGGCGGGCCTTCCGCTCGCGCTTGATCCTGGGGACCGCCCGTTACCCCAACCTCCAGGTGATGCTGGATGCCCTGGAGGCGAGCGGGACGGAGATCGTCACCGTGGCCATCCGGCGCGTGCGCCCGGGGGCCGACGGGGAGAACCTGTATGATCTGCTGAAGGACCGTTACTTCATCCTGCCCAACACCGCTGGCTGCTTCACCGCCCGGGATGCCATCCTCACGGCCCATCTGGCCCGGGAGGCCCTGGGGACGAACTGGATCAAGCTGGAGGTGATCGGGGACGAGGAGACCCTGTATCCAGACACGGAGCAGCTGTTACAGGCGGCTGCCGAGCTGGTCAAGGATGGGTTTGTTGTGCTGCCTTACTGCAACGATGACCCGGTGGTCTGCAAGAAGCTGGAGGACATGGGTTGCGCGGCGGTGATGCCCCTGGGGGCGCCCATCGGCTCTGGGATGGGGATCCTGAACCCCTACAACATCCGGCTGATCCGTCAGATGTGCACCGTGCCGGTGATCGTGGACGCCGGGGTGGGGACGGCCTCGGATGTGGCCATCGCCATGGAGCTGGGGTGTGATGGGGTGTTGCTGAACACGGCGGTGGCCCAGGCGCGGGATCCGGTGAAGATGGCCCGGGCGATGCGCCTGGCGGTTGAGGCTGGGCGGCTGGCCTATGAAGCGGGGCGCATCCCGCGCCGCCTTTACGCCGTGCCGTCCAGCCCGATGGAGGATCGCATCGAGATATGA
- the thiO gene encoding glycine oxidase ThiO has protein sequence MKEEIVIVGGGICGLSIGWFLARSGYPVTLLERGGAGLGATWAAAGMLAPHAEAEPGEEGLLPLLRASRDMWADFARELEAASGIPVDYRDEGTLVVALDRDDAERLRFLYEFQRGQGLPTEWLSGYEARRMEPHLSRSVVAAIYSPQDHQVDNRKVARALVEAFRRAGGRLREHTEVTGIVIDENRVLGVRLTRGFLEARTVILAAGAWSAQIPGLPEEVRPPVRPVKGQMLAVQMPPEAPLIRHVVWGPDAYLVPRRDGRLLIGATVEEKGFDASLTAGGIFRLLRGAWEMLPGIDELPIVEMWAGFRPGSRDDAPILGPTGVEGLILATGHYRNGILLAPITAYAIHHLIARGELPEIAKPFTLERFRSRAPVAPSGSGR, from the coding sequence ATGAAAGAGGAGATCGTGATCGTCGGGGGCGGCATCTGCGGGCTCTCCATCGGCTGGTTCCTGGCCCGCTCCGGGTATCCGGTCACCCTCCTGGAGCGCGGAGGCGCGGGCCTGGGGGCGACCTGGGCGGCGGCCGGGATGCTGGCCCCCCATGCCGAGGCGGAGCCCGGCGAGGAGGGGCTGCTGCCCCTGCTGCGGGCCAGCCGTGACATGTGGGCGGACTTCGCCCGGGAGCTGGAGGCCGCCTCCGGCATCCCGGTGGATTACCGGGACGAAGGCACCCTGGTGGTGGCCCTGGATCGGGACGACGCGGAACGATTGAGGTTCCTCTATGAATTCCAACGGGGCCAGGGGTTGCCTACGGAGTGGCTCTCCGGCTACGAGGCGCGGCGGATGGAGCCGCACCTCTCCCGCTCCGTGGTGGCCGCCATTTACAGCCCGCAGGATCATCAGGTGGACAACCGGAAGGTCGCCCGGGCGCTGGTCGAAGCCTTCCGGCGGGCCGGGGGTCGCCTGCGGGAGCACACGGAGGTGACCGGGATCGTGATCGATGAGAACCGGGTCCTGGGCGTGCGCCTGACCCGGGGGTTCCTGGAGGCCCGCACCGTCATCCTGGCCGCCGGGGCGTGGTCCGCCCAGATCCCCGGTCTCCCCGAAGAGGTCCGCCCGCCGGTCCGCCCGGTCAAGGGCCAGATGCTGGCCGTGCAGATGCCTCCGGAGGCCCCGCTGATCCGGCACGTCGTCTGGGGGCCGGACGCCTATCTGGTGCCCCGACGGGACGGCCGGCTGCTCATTGGGGCCACCGTGGAGGAAAAGGGGTTCGACGCCAGTCTCACGGCGGGGGGCATCTTCCGGTTGTTGCGGGGGGCCTGGGAGATGCTGCCGGGCATCGACGAGCTGCCCATCGTGGAGATGTGGGCGGGCTTCCGGCCCGGGAGCCGGGACGATGCCCCCATCCTGGGGCCGACGGGGGTGGAGGGCCTGATCCTGGCCACGGGGCATTACCGCAACGGCATCCTGCTGGCCCCGATCACTGCCTATGCGATCCACCATCTGATCGCCCGGGGGGAGCTCCCCGAGATCGCCAAGCCCTTCACCCTGGAGCGGTTCCGATCCAGGGCGCCGGTTGCCCCTTCGGGATCCGGGAGGTGA
- the thiS gene encoding sulfur carrier protein ThiS, whose protein sequence is MERTGTSEAILTVNGQPYSYQPGTIRELLARLGLDPDRPGIAVAVNATVIPRSEWERVALQPGDRVEIVHAVAGG, encoded by the coding sequence ATGGAGCGCACCGGAACGTCGGAAGCAATCCTGACCGTCAATGGGCAGCCCTATTCCTATCAGCCGGGGACCATCCGGGAGCTGCTGGCCCGCCTGGGCCTGGACCCGGACCGGCCGGGGATCGCGGTGGCGGTCAACGCTACGGTGATCCCACGTTCCGAATGGGAGCGCGTCGCCCTTCAGCCGGGGGACCGTGTGGAGATCGTCCACGCGGTGGCCGGTGGATGA
- a CDS encoding nitroreductase family protein, translated as MDVLEAIMTRRMVGKVRPERPRREEIETLLQAAVRAPNHRLTEPWRFVVLTGPALEELGEVFAQILRTVKPEATEAELNRERARPQRAPVIIAVACLKGRDPIETHENIVATAAAIQNILLAAHGMGLGAYLRTGETAYHPLLLRWLGLPEDAQFMGFIYLGYPAPDAPPRQTPRRPIEEVTEWRGWP; from the coding sequence ATGGACGTCCTGGAAGCGATCATGACCCGTCGCATGGTCGGGAAGGTGCGGCCGGAGCGGCCGCGTCGAGAGGAGATCGAGACGTTGCTGCAGGCCGCGGTGCGCGCGCCCAACCACCGACTGACCGAGCCCTGGCGGTTCGTGGTGCTGACCGGCCCCGCCCTGGAGGAGCTAGGTGAGGTCTTCGCCCAGATCCTCCGCACGGTCAAGCCGGAGGCCACCGAGGCGGAGCTGAACCGGGAGCGGGCCAGGCCCCAGCGCGCCCCGGTGATCATCGCCGTGGCCTGCCTCAAGGGCCGCGACCCCATCGAGACCCACGAGAACATCGTGGCCACCGCCGCCGCCATCCAGAACATCCTGCTCGCCGCCCACGGGATGGGCCTGGGAGCCTATCTGCGCACCGGAGAGACCGCCTATCACCCCTTGCTGTTGCGCTGGCTGGGCCTCCCTGAGGACGCCCAGTTCATGGGCTTCATCTATCTGGGCTACCCGGCCCCCGATGCGCCGCCCCGCCAGACCCCCCGCCGCCCCATCGAGGAGGTGACTGAGTGGCGGGGATGGCCCTGA
- a CDS encoding Maf family protein: MIPERWVLASASPRRRALIALLGHPVEVLPVEIDESPRPGEGPPACAARLARAKVEAARLQAPEALILAADTVVDLEGQILGKPADAEEARAMLRALRGRTHQVHTAVAVHHPLRGETWVEVATTQVIMRSYADEEIEAYLATGDPFDKAGAYAVQHPTFRPAAAVVGCYAAVVGLPLCHLARILRRWGWAPPADLPDRCQAALAHRCSVYPEILNAR, from the coding sequence ATGATCCCGGAGCGCTGGGTCCTGGCTTCCGCCTCGCCGCGACGTCGCGCGCTGATCGCGCTCCTCGGGCATCCCGTGGAAGTCCTCCCGGTGGAGATCGATGAAAGCCCAAGGCCGGGCGAGGGGCCGCCTGCCTGCGCCGCCCGGCTGGCCCGGGCCAAGGTCGAGGCGGCCCGCCTTCAGGCCCCTGAGGCGCTGATCCTGGCGGCGGACACCGTGGTGGATCTGGAAGGGCAGATCCTGGGCAAGCCGGCCGACGCCGAGGAGGCGCGGGCGATGCTGCGCGCCCTGCGTGGGCGCACCCATCAGGTCCACACCGCTGTGGCGGTCCATCACCCGCTTCGGGGTGAGACGTGGGTGGAGGTGGCCACGACCCAGGTGATCATGCGTTCCTACGCCGACGAAGAGATCGAGGCGTATCTGGCCACGGGGGATCCCTTCGACAAGGCAGGGGCCTATGCTGTTCAGCATCCAACTTTCCGGCCGGCGGCGGCCGTTGTGGGGTGCTACGCCGCTGTGGTCGGCCTTCCCCTCTGCCACCTAGCGCGGATCCTGCGGCGCTGGGGCTGGGCACCGCCCGCCGATCTCCCCGATCGCTGCCAGGCCGCCCTCGCCCATCGCTGCTCCGTTTACCCGGAGATCCTGAACGCCCGCTGA
- a CDS encoding thiamine phosphate synthase, producing MRLPQPPLLVITDRRRARRPLPELLGELFAAGVRWVMVREKDLPEAELASLVGEIVRRARVWGAAVVVNGHAGVAAACGADGVHLPQGFSVAEARRLVGPDRWVGVSAHNLEEAQRAAAAGADYITLSPIFTPLSKPGYGPPLGLEALRQVARAMPIPVIALGGITPANARSCLEAGAAGVAVLGGLMEATDPQEAARAYFQAMSPLTSNESDSGTHLKTLGG from the coding sequence ATGAGGCTGCCCCAGCCCCCCCTGTTGGTGATCACCGATCGCCGTCGGGCCCGGCGGCCCCTCCCAGAGCTCCTGGGGGAGCTGTTCGCGGCGGGGGTGCGCTGGGTGATGGTGCGGGAGAAGGACCTCCCAGAGGCGGAGCTGGCCTCGTTGGTAGGGGAGATTGTGCGGCGGGCGCGGGTCTGGGGGGCGGCGGTGGTGGTGAACGGCCATGCTGGGGTGGCCGCGGCGTGTGGGGCGGATGGCGTGCACCTGCCCCAGGGGTTCTCGGTGGCCGAGGCCCGCCGCCTCGTCGGACCAGACCGCTGGGTGGGGGTGTCCGCGCACAACCTGGAGGAGGCGCAGCGGGCAGCGGCGGCGGGTGCGGATTACATCACCCTGAGCCCGATCTTCACCCCTCTGAGCAAGCCGGGCTACGGGCCGCCGCTGGGCCTGGAGGCCCTCCGGCAGGTGGCGCGCGCGATGCCCATCCCGGTCATCGCTCTGGGGGGGATCACCCCGGCGAACGCCCGCTCCTGCCTGGAGGCCGGGGCCGCCGGGGTCGCCGTGCTGGGCGGCCTCATGGAGGCGACGGATCCTCAAGAGGCCGCGAGGGCGTATTTTCAGGCAATGTCCCCTCTGACGTCCAATGAATCTGATTCAGGAACTCATCTCAAAACCCTGGGTGGGTAG